In the Pieris napi chromosome 19, ilPieNapi1.2, whole genome shotgun sequence genome, one interval contains:
- the LOC125059187 gene encoding uncharacterized protein LOC125059187 isoform X3 yields the protein MAFSDLCHISNAFKNVENEADLSDRIMEENSMVRDLITKILDEPGPTETSCSTQIPDKTLSGLHPSLNQYAKNDANYLSPSYSQSFQNSPYFNQNDNGLYMQNGFNSFNNFPENDINFLNIEPVADDTVSPEQLNLLRLAAQEIGGAQFTNQTKYDDKFYNFFEPNQRNSLPETNMFNFPQRPSSLNLDMNYSNFDYPQRFPNKVDTFVKDNQETTDLLSYLHQLNISLDRNREENPMNYKMPDSSINGHYEDFKLDERKPPFFNRNFPPKFNGEYYNDMTNQMPERVQNFDFNQPPPNFKPNGFQNDFMRREMNQGPRDGFNMEQRPSFENGANRDQMRQQEIARQMNMLMRSRPPPNPLNVDVSFLHENTPFNLGALLGPSPPVPPPVMPSPMMDLPLLAPFYAMRNMRGAVSSSSILHARLDACYEQWKQLERERKRTEAKLALAYPGRAVSSSNSIPVPRLPPCPSRVDRLTVDMLREHTKVLTLMGKMETLRASVCVAYNKKSNKHEDGKITVLKRGKGNVADDKGLDPATYDPSTWKEDAKNLAEIAPHTEIESAMLAWRNAVAGVQAARRRELAPHRYLDGPIVALADAVKQLCVCARRARAAMWCDLTLTVALAPHPNQQMEHSPQFSNQQSPKRIQSESPTSNSNKATSDNKEEKASTETPKETEKQKPNDKERRRPQNYRHKLNQRNDLYQKNQRYDNRFMRPYHYLATGPIN from the exons atggcCTTCAGTGATTTGTGCCACATAAGTAACGCGTTTAAAAACGTTGAAAATGAAGCAGATCTG TCGGACAGAATTATGGAAGAAAACTCGATGGTACGGGATCTCATCACTAAGATTCTGGATGAGCCAGGACCAACTGAAACAAGCTG ctCTACACAAATACCGGATAAGACACTAAGCGGTTTACATCCCAGCCTAAACCAATACGCCAAAAACGATGCTAATTACTTATCACCATCGTACTCTCAGTCGTTTCAAAACAGCCCATACTTTAACCAGAATGATAACGGCCTTTACATGCAAAATGGTTTTAACAGCTTCAATAATTTCCCAGAAAATGACATTAATTTTCTGAACATCGAACCAGTCGCCGATGACACGGTTTCACCAGAACAACTGAATCTACTCCGATTGGCAGCTCAAGAAATCGGCGGCGCACAGTTCACGAATCAAACGAAATACGAcgataaattctataatttCTTCGAACCGAACCAAAGAAACTCCCTTCCCGAAACAAATATGTTCAACTTCCCTCAGAGACCGAGCAGCCTGAATCTCGATATGAATTATTCAAACTTTGACTATCCCCAAAGATTCCCAAATAAGGTTGATACCTTCGTGAAGGATAACCAGGAGACCACGGATCTTCTGTCATACTTGCACCAGTTGAATATATCCCTTGATCGGAACAGAGAGGAAAATCCCATGAACTATAAAATGCCGGATTCATCAATCAACGGACACTATGAAGACTTCAAATTGGATGAGAGGAAGCCGCCGTTCTTCAACAGAAATTTTCCACCGAAGTTCAACGGTGAATATTATAACGATATGACCAATCAAATGCCAGAAAGAGTTCAGAACTTTGATTTCAACCAACCCCCACCGAATTTTAAGCCGAATGGCTTCCAGAATGATTTTATGCGACGGGAAATGAACCAGGGACCCAGGGATGGGTTTAATATGGAGCAGAGGCCGAGCTTTGAGAATGGGGCTAATAGGGACCAAATGCGTCAGCAGGAAATTGCGAGGCAGATGAATATGCTGATGAGGAGTCGACCACCGCCTAATCCATTGAATGTGGACGTGTCGTTTTTGCATGAGAACACACCGTTTAATCTTG GTGCCCTTCTAGGACCCAGTCCGCCTGTCCCTCCACCTGTGATGCCATCACCGATGATGGACTTGCCCCTTCTAGCGCCCTTCTACGCCATGAGGAATATGAG AGGTGCAGTGTCGTCATCAAGTATCCTCCACGCGCGTTTAGACGCCTGCTATGAGCAATGGAAGCAGTTGGAAAGGGAGAGGAAGCGGACTGAGGCCAAATTGGCCCTGGCCTACCCGGGGAGGGCGGTTTCGTCGTCCAATTCGATTCCCGTGCCGAGACTGCCGCCGTGTCCCTCGAGGGTAGACAGATTGACGGTCGACATGCTGAGGGAGCATACgaag GTATTAACATTAATGGGAAAGATGGAGACGTTACGGGCGAGTGTGTGCGTggcttataataaaaaatcgaatAAACACGAGGACGGCAAAATTACGGTTTTAAAACGCGGCAAGGGGAATGTTGCTGATGATAAAGGGTTGGATCCGGCTACATACGATCCCAGCACTTGGAAGGAGGATGCTAAGAACTTGGCTGaaat CGCGCCTCATACTGAGATAGAGAGTGCGATGCTAGCCTGGCGTAACGCAGTTGCCGGAGTTCAAGCCGCGAGGAGGAGAGAGTTAGCCCCGCACAGATATTTGGATGGAC CGATAGTGGCGCTAGCGGACGCAGTGAAGCAACTCTGCGTGTGCGCCCGTAGAGCAAGAGCGGCGATGTGGTGCGATCTCACTCTCACAGTTGCGCTTGCCCCGCATCCCAATCAACAG ATGGAGCATTCTCCACAGTTTTCGAACCAACAGTCGCCCAAACGCATCCAGTCAGAGTCACCAACCAGTAACTCAAACAAGGCAACCTCTGATAATAAAGAG GAAAAAGCATCCACCGAGACGCCGAAAGAGACAGAAAAGCAGAAACCAAACGACAAAGAAAGACGTCGTCCACAAAACTACAGACACAAACTTAATCAGAGAAATGATCTTTACCAAAAGAATCAAAGGTACGACAATCGTTTTATGAGACCATATCACTACTTGGCCACGGGGccgattaattaa
- the LOC125059187 gene encoding uncharacterized protein LOC125059187 isoform X1 yields MAFSDLCHISNAFKNVENEADLSDRIMEENSMVRDLITKILDEPGPTETSCSTQIPDKTLSGLHPSLNQYAKNDANYLSPSYSQSFQNSPYFNQNDNGLYMQNGFNSFNNFPENDINFLNIEPVADDTVSPEQLNLLRLAAQEIGGAQFTNQTKYDDKFYNFFEPNQRNSLPETNMFNFPQRPSSLNLDMNYSNFDYPQRFPNKVDTFVKDNQETTDLLSYLHQLNISLDRNREENPMNYKMPDSSINGHYEDFKLDERKPPFFNRNFPPKFNGEYYNDMTNQMPERVQNFDFNQPPPNFKPNGFQNDFMRREMNQGPRDGFNMEQRPSFENGANRDQMRQQEIARQMNMLMRSRPPPNPLNVDVSFLHENTPFNLENTLSGIGALLGPSPPVPPPVMPSPMMDLPLLAPFYAMRNMRGAVSSSSILHARLDACYEQWKQLERERKRTEAKLALAYPGRAVSSSNSIPVPRLPPCPSRVDRLTVDMLREHTKVLTLMGKMETLRASVCVAYNKKSNKHEDGKITVLKRGKGNVADDKGLDPATYDPSTWKEDAKNLAEIAPHTEIESAMLAWRNAVAGVQAARRRELAPHRYLDGPIVALADAVKQLCVCARRARAAMWCDLTLTVALAPHPNQQMEHSPQFSNQQSPKRIQSESPTSNSNKATSDNKEEKASTETPKETEKQKPNDKERRRPQNYRHKLNQRNDLYQKNQRYDNRFMRPYHYLATGPIN; encoded by the exons atggcCTTCAGTGATTTGTGCCACATAAGTAACGCGTTTAAAAACGTTGAAAATGAAGCAGATCTG TCGGACAGAATTATGGAAGAAAACTCGATGGTACGGGATCTCATCACTAAGATTCTGGATGAGCCAGGACCAACTGAAACAAGCTG ctCTACACAAATACCGGATAAGACACTAAGCGGTTTACATCCCAGCCTAAACCAATACGCCAAAAACGATGCTAATTACTTATCACCATCGTACTCTCAGTCGTTTCAAAACAGCCCATACTTTAACCAGAATGATAACGGCCTTTACATGCAAAATGGTTTTAACAGCTTCAATAATTTCCCAGAAAATGACATTAATTTTCTGAACATCGAACCAGTCGCCGATGACACGGTTTCACCAGAACAACTGAATCTACTCCGATTGGCAGCTCAAGAAATCGGCGGCGCACAGTTCACGAATCAAACGAAATACGAcgataaattctataatttCTTCGAACCGAACCAAAGAAACTCCCTTCCCGAAACAAATATGTTCAACTTCCCTCAGAGACCGAGCAGCCTGAATCTCGATATGAATTATTCAAACTTTGACTATCCCCAAAGATTCCCAAATAAGGTTGATACCTTCGTGAAGGATAACCAGGAGACCACGGATCTTCTGTCATACTTGCACCAGTTGAATATATCCCTTGATCGGAACAGAGAGGAAAATCCCATGAACTATAAAATGCCGGATTCATCAATCAACGGACACTATGAAGACTTCAAATTGGATGAGAGGAAGCCGCCGTTCTTCAACAGAAATTTTCCACCGAAGTTCAACGGTGAATATTATAACGATATGACCAATCAAATGCCAGAAAGAGTTCAGAACTTTGATTTCAACCAACCCCCACCGAATTTTAAGCCGAATGGCTTCCAGAATGATTTTATGCGACGGGAAATGAACCAGGGACCCAGGGATGGGTTTAATATGGAGCAGAGGCCGAGCTTTGAGAATGGGGCTAATAGGGACCAAATGCGTCAGCAGGAAATTGCGAGGCAGATGAATATGCTGATGAGGAGTCGACCACCGCCTAATCCATTGAATGTGGACGTGTCGTTTTTGCATGAGAACACACCGTTTAATCTTG AAAACACACTTTCAGGTATAGGTGCCCTTCTAGGACCCAGTCCGCCTGTCCCTCCACCTGTGATGCCATCACCGATGATGGACTTGCCCCTTCTAGCGCCCTTCTACGCCATGAGGAATATGAG AGGTGCAGTGTCGTCATCAAGTATCCTCCACGCGCGTTTAGACGCCTGCTATGAGCAATGGAAGCAGTTGGAAAGGGAGAGGAAGCGGACTGAGGCCAAATTGGCCCTGGCCTACCCGGGGAGGGCGGTTTCGTCGTCCAATTCGATTCCCGTGCCGAGACTGCCGCCGTGTCCCTCGAGGGTAGACAGATTGACGGTCGACATGCTGAGGGAGCATACgaag GTATTAACATTAATGGGAAAGATGGAGACGTTACGGGCGAGTGTGTGCGTggcttataataaaaaatcgaatAAACACGAGGACGGCAAAATTACGGTTTTAAAACGCGGCAAGGGGAATGTTGCTGATGATAAAGGGTTGGATCCGGCTACATACGATCCCAGCACTTGGAAGGAGGATGCTAAGAACTTGGCTGaaat CGCGCCTCATACTGAGATAGAGAGTGCGATGCTAGCCTGGCGTAACGCAGTTGCCGGAGTTCAAGCCGCGAGGAGGAGAGAGTTAGCCCCGCACAGATATTTGGATGGAC CGATAGTGGCGCTAGCGGACGCAGTGAAGCAACTCTGCGTGTGCGCCCGTAGAGCAAGAGCGGCGATGTGGTGCGATCTCACTCTCACAGTTGCGCTTGCCCCGCATCCCAATCAACAG ATGGAGCATTCTCCACAGTTTTCGAACCAACAGTCGCCCAAACGCATCCAGTCAGAGTCACCAACCAGTAACTCAAACAAGGCAACCTCTGATAATAAAGAG GAAAAAGCATCCACCGAGACGCCGAAAGAGACAGAAAAGCAGAAACCAAACGACAAAGAAAGACGTCGTCCACAAAACTACAGACACAAACTTAATCAGAGAAATGATCTTTACCAAAAGAATCAAAGGTACGACAATCGTTTTATGAGACCATATCACTACTTGGCCACGGGGccgattaattaa
- the LOC125059187 gene encoding meiosis-specific coiled-coil domain-containing protein MEIOC-like isoform X2, translated as MAFSDLCHISNAFKNVENEADLSDRIMEENSMVRDLITKILDEPGPTETSCSTQIPDKTLSGLHPSLNQYAKNDANYLSPSYSQSFQNSPYFNQNDNGLYMQNGFNSFNNFPENDINFLNIEPVADDTVSPEQLNLLRLAAQEIGGAQFTNQTKYDDKFYNFFEPNQRNSLPETNMFNFPQRPSSLNLDMNYSNFDYPQRFPNKVDTFVKDNQETTDLLSYLHQLNISLDRNREENPMNYKMPDSSINGHYEDFKLDERKPPFFNRNFPPKFNGEYYNDMTNQMPERVQNFDFNQPPPNFKPNGFQNDFMRREMNQGPRDGFNMEQRPSFENGANRDQMRQQEIARQMNMLMRSRPPPNPLNVDVSFLHENTPFNLGIGALLGPSPPVPPPVMPSPMMDLPLLAPFYAMRNMRGAVSSSSILHARLDACYEQWKQLERERKRTEAKLALAYPGRAVSSSNSIPVPRLPPCPSRVDRLTVDMLREHTKVLTLMGKMETLRASVCVAYNKKSNKHEDGKITVLKRGKGNVADDKGLDPATYDPSTWKEDAKNLAEIAPHTEIESAMLAWRNAVAGVQAARRRELAPHRYLDGPIVALADAVKQLCVCARRARAAMWCDLTLTVALAPHPNQQMEHSPQFSNQQSPKRIQSESPTSNSNKATSDNKEEKASTETPKETEKQKPNDKERRRPQNYRHKLNQRNDLYQKNQRYDNRFMRPYHYLATGPIN; from the exons atggcCTTCAGTGATTTGTGCCACATAAGTAACGCGTTTAAAAACGTTGAAAATGAAGCAGATCTG TCGGACAGAATTATGGAAGAAAACTCGATGGTACGGGATCTCATCACTAAGATTCTGGATGAGCCAGGACCAACTGAAACAAGCTG ctCTACACAAATACCGGATAAGACACTAAGCGGTTTACATCCCAGCCTAAACCAATACGCCAAAAACGATGCTAATTACTTATCACCATCGTACTCTCAGTCGTTTCAAAACAGCCCATACTTTAACCAGAATGATAACGGCCTTTACATGCAAAATGGTTTTAACAGCTTCAATAATTTCCCAGAAAATGACATTAATTTTCTGAACATCGAACCAGTCGCCGATGACACGGTTTCACCAGAACAACTGAATCTACTCCGATTGGCAGCTCAAGAAATCGGCGGCGCACAGTTCACGAATCAAACGAAATACGAcgataaattctataatttCTTCGAACCGAACCAAAGAAACTCCCTTCCCGAAACAAATATGTTCAACTTCCCTCAGAGACCGAGCAGCCTGAATCTCGATATGAATTATTCAAACTTTGACTATCCCCAAAGATTCCCAAATAAGGTTGATACCTTCGTGAAGGATAACCAGGAGACCACGGATCTTCTGTCATACTTGCACCAGTTGAATATATCCCTTGATCGGAACAGAGAGGAAAATCCCATGAACTATAAAATGCCGGATTCATCAATCAACGGACACTATGAAGACTTCAAATTGGATGAGAGGAAGCCGCCGTTCTTCAACAGAAATTTTCCACCGAAGTTCAACGGTGAATATTATAACGATATGACCAATCAAATGCCAGAAAGAGTTCAGAACTTTGATTTCAACCAACCCCCACCGAATTTTAAGCCGAATGGCTTCCAGAATGATTTTATGCGACGGGAAATGAACCAGGGACCCAGGGATGGGTTTAATATGGAGCAGAGGCCGAGCTTTGAGAATGGGGCTAATAGGGACCAAATGCGTCAGCAGGAAATTGCGAGGCAGATGAATATGCTGATGAGGAGTCGACCACCGCCTAATCCATTGAATGTGGACGTGTCGTTTTTGCATGAGAACACACCGTTTAATCTTG GTATAGGTGCCCTTCTAGGACCCAGTCCGCCTGTCCCTCCACCTGTGATGCCATCACCGATGATGGACTTGCCCCTTCTAGCGCCCTTCTACGCCATGAGGAATATGAG AGGTGCAGTGTCGTCATCAAGTATCCTCCACGCGCGTTTAGACGCCTGCTATGAGCAATGGAAGCAGTTGGAAAGGGAGAGGAAGCGGACTGAGGCCAAATTGGCCCTGGCCTACCCGGGGAGGGCGGTTTCGTCGTCCAATTCGATTCCCGTGCCGAGACTGCCGCCGTGTCCCTCGAGGGTAGACAGATTGACGGTCGACATGCTGAGGGAGCATACgaag GTATTAACATTAATGGGAAAGATGGAGACGTTACGGGCGAGTGTGTGCGTggcttataataaaaaatcgaatAAACACGAGGACGGCAAAATTACGGTTTTAAAACGCGGCAAGGGGAATGTTGCTGATGATAAAGGGTTGGATCCGGCTACATACGATCCCAGCACTTGGAAGGAGGATGCTAAGAACTTGGCTGaaat CGCGCCTCATACTGAGATAGAGAGTGCGATGCTAGCCTGGCGTAACGCAGTTGCCGGAGTTCAAGCCGCGAGGAGGAGAGAGTTAGCCCCGCACAGATATTTGGATGGAC CGATAGTGGCGCTAGCGGACGCAGTGAAGCAACTCTGCGTGTGCGCCCGTAGAGCAAGAGCGGCGATGTGGTGCGATCTCACTCTCACAGTTGCGCTTGCCCCGCATCCCAATCAACAG ATGGAGCATTCTCCACAGTTTTCGAACCAACAGTCGCCCAAACGCATCCAGTCAGAGTCACCAACCAGTAACTCAAACAAGGCAACCTCTGATAATAAAGAG GAAAAAGCATCCACCGAGACGCCGAAAGAGACAGAAAAGCAGAAACCAAACGACAAAGAAAGACGTCGTCCACAAAACTACAGACACAAACTTAATCAGAGAAATGATCTTTACCAAAAGAATCAAAGGTACGACAATCGTTTTATGAGACCATATCACTACTTGGCCACGGGGccgattaattaa
- the LOC125059190 gene encoding uncharacterized protein LOC125059190, translated as MKIDTERVIIEVHLRPVLWDKRNELYKNRDAREAAWRDILKELAPNYENLSEEERKEADKKIQQRWRTARDTYQKDKISEKNQPSGSGSKKKKKKYSYYDILTFLDSTTETAGEESLCEEMSEQSNLETPNESTQPDNSRQESSHPTSKQKQVKSKKQAPSKFEAQLLECLKSNQLELESEDLAFFQSLQPSLKRFTRYQKLMFRTKVLNIVMEMESQTQPAYYSPIPTTSSSAFTELDSLSPINQDYQTNSIIQDTSSLNDNAISSAAVNENETLISTESGLFNITSYDVIYTPATTSSTGESNVNAQDTNLQRNE; from the exons ATGAAAATCGATACAGAACGAGTAATCATTGAAGTTCATCTGCGGCCCGTTTTGTGGGATAAACGCAAtgaattatacaaaaacaggGACGCGAGGGAGGCTGCATGGAGAGATATTTTGAAGGAATTGGCACCTAACTACGAAAATTTGAGCGAAGAGGAAAGAAAAGAGGCGG ACAAGAAAATACAACAACGCTGGCGAACAGCAAGGGACACTTACCAGAAAGACAAGATATCTGAAAAAAATCAGCCATCCGGCTCTGGGagtaagaagaagaagaagaaatattCTTACTATGACATTTTGACTTTCTTAGACAGTACAACGGAAACTGCTGGAGAAGAGTCACTCTGTGAAGAAATGTCTGAACAAAGTAATTTAGAAACACCTAATGAGTCCACGCAACCAGATAATTCACGTCAAGAAAGTTCTCACCCAAcatcaaaacaaaaacaagtaaaatctaaaaagcAAGCACCATCTAAATTTGAGGCACAGTTATTAGAATGCTTAAAGTCTAATCAACTGGAGCTAGAAAGTGAGGATTTGGCTTTCTTTCAGTCTCTGCAGCCTTCATTAAAAAGATTCACTAGATATCAAAAACTAATGTTCAGAACAAAAGTGTTAAATATAGTTATGGAAATGGAAAGTCAAACACAACCTGCATACTACAGTCCCATACCTACAACAAGTTCTAGTGCTTTTACTGAGCTTGACAGTTTGTCACCGATAAATCAAGATTACCAAACCAATAGTATAATCCAGGATACTTCGAGTCTTAACGACAATGCTATTAGTTCTGCTGCAGTGAATGAAAATGAAACTCTTATTTCGACTGAAAGCGGCCTGTTTAATATCACGTCTTATGACGTAATTTATACCCCAGCAACAACATCATCTACAGGCGAAAGTAATGTCAACGCTCAGGATAcaaatttacaaagaaatgAATGa
- the LOC125059188 gene encoding protein ANTAGONIST OF LIKE HETEROCHROMATIN PROTEIN 1-like produces the protein MINVRRICVAYILYKRRNKKTRVHVDPFLENRLLAGAFVTRFGKLQNNERKFKNYFRMSIRSFDELLCKIENKLQKSSLRRITIQPIERLAITLRYLATGNTFTDLHYSYVIGIATISEIVRQVCYIIWIELKSECIPQLNGIKWKEIAEGFLTYTNFPNCLGAIDGKHIRVIRPPHSGSLYFNYKKYYSVVLLAMCDADYNFTYINVGTSGSNADSTIFRRSQLYTKLESNTLGIPDPQELPIICPEVAYPSSVRAKLPFVIVGDEAFGLSSHVMRPYARDNLPYKKKIFNYRLSRARRYIECTFGIMSNKFRIFHRSMNVKLDLAQLIVKTACVLHNFIRKRDGYKVSHTFVTNGFTGPLPRQQTESSNTSASNIRDIFADYFINEGKVSWQHRYIIN, from the exons ATGATCAATGTCAGAAGAATATGTGTCGCTTACATACTTTACAAACGACGAAACAAGAAGACAAGAGTACATGTTGATCCCTTTCTTGAAAATAGGCTTCTTGCTGGGGCGTTTGTTACACGCTTTGGaaaactacaaaataatgaacgtaaatttaaaaattactttcgaATGTCCATTCGTTCTTTTGATGAACTGTTGTGTAAAATTGAGAATAAGCTACAAAAAAGCAGTTTACGAAGGATTACAATACAACCGATTGAGAGGCTCGCTATTACATTAag ATATTTGGCAACTGGTAATACATTCACTGATCTACACTATTCCTATGTGATTGGAATTGCAACAATTAGCGAAATAGTAAGACAAGTTTGTTACATAATATGGATTGAACTAAAGTCTGAATGTATTCCACAGCTTAATGGGATCAAATGGAAAGAAATCGCAGAGGGATTTCTCACATATACAAATTTTCCTAATTGCTTGGGTGCAATTGATGGAAAACATATAAGAGTGATTCGGCCGCCGCACAGTGGAtcactatattttaattataagaaatattattctGTAGTGCTCCTCGCAATGTGTGATgctgattataattttacatatattaatgtCGGTACCAGTGGAAGCAACGCCGATTCAACCATCTTTAGAAGGAGTCAATTGTATACGAAACTGGAAAGTAACACGTTGGGTATCCCTGACCCGCAAGAGTTGCCTATTATTTGCCCCGAAGTAGCTTATCCATCTAGTGTAAGAGCAAAGTTGCCGTTCGTGATAGTGGGAGACGAGGCATTTGGTTTATCATCACATGTGATGCGGCCTTATGCTCGTGATAATTTACCttacaaaaagaaaatatttaattaccgTCTGTCCAGAGCTAGAAGGTACATAGAATGCACTTTTggaattatgtcaaataaatttagaatatttcACAGATCCATGAATGTCAAGTTAGATCTAGCACAATTAATAGTCAAGACGGCATGTGTACTTCACAATTTCATAAGGAAACGGGATGGCTACAAGGTCAGCCATACATTTGTCACAAATGGTTTTACGGGACCACTACCCAGGCAGCAGACTGAAAGTAGTAATACGTCGGCAAGTAATATCAGAGATATATTTGCAGATTACTTTATCAATGAAGGAAAAGTCTCCTGGCAACAccgatatataattaattaa